The DNA region CGACGGCTCCAGCGGCTGCCCCGCACCGGCCGGACCTTCGGCGTTCATTGGATCTCAAACTCCTTCTGCACCTCGTCCCAGCCCCTGCCGGACGCCAGATCGGCGCCCGCTTCGTTTATGCTGCACCCCCGCCGGCACGCCAGGCGGTAGACCGCGTTTCCGGCGCCTTTTCCGAGCAGGCCTTTCTCCACGCACTTTTCCACAATCGCTCGCGCTTCGAGACTGGAGAGCCCCATCCTCAGCAGCACCGACCTTTCAATGGAGGGCGATGTGTGCGTCCTCGCGAGCTCGATGAGCGGGTCGACCACCCGCGCTGTGGCTGACCAGAACCGCCTGTGGAGTTCATCATCGGAGAGGCCGGCGATGGATTTACGCCTCTGTTCGAAATTGTCTGCGCGACGGACCAACTCCCAGGTTCACCCCCCACCTGCGATAGTCACGCCCAGGTCACTGAGGACGGAGGTCACGAATCCATCGTCTCTCCGGGTCTCCTCGGCGAGGAACCGCACATCTTCCACAGTCACCTCGGACACCCCCGAGTTCCGGACCGCATTCCTTATGAGCGATGCGCGGATGCGGTCCAGTTCCAGGTCGCGGACGGACATCTGGGCGGGGTGTTCGGGTATTATTATGGAGCGGCCGGGCACGCTGCCGGCCGGATTCCCTCGCCTGACCTCCACCCCGTTCCGCCGGGCGAAAGTGAGTTGCGCGGTGGGGTGTTTCCCCGCGCCCGTGTATTCTGTCTCCTGCACGACGATGATCTGGTCCCCGTCCATCTCCCGTGCGATCGCGACCGCGGCTGCCAGCGACGTGTTGCCCGCCGGACCCCGCTCCAGCCCCTCGAGCGACGCGAGCATCTCGGTGGCGTAGAACGCCTCGCCCTGAGTCACCGTTACATACCTGTCCATGTACCTCAGTGGCCTCGCCGCGTTGCGCGGGACGTCCGACCTGTCAGGCCAGGTGGCGAACGGGATGCCGAAGCCAGTGTGGCCGGTTGTAAAGGACTTCCTGTTGAAGTCCGAGTCCGACGCCATGTGCAGGCCCGCCAGGTCGACGCTTACCCCGATGACCGTGGGACGCGCGCTCCGGCTGGGACGCGCGCTCCCGGCGATCGTCTTCAGTATTCCCCTCGCCGTCCCGGTCACGTTGCCGCCGCCGGCGTGGGTGATGCAGACCGCGTCCGGGTTTCGCCCGTACTCCCGCCTGACCTGCTCCACGACCTCGGCACCAAGGGTCTCAACGCCCGCGATCCCGAACGGTGTGTACAGCGATGCGTTGAAGTAGCCCGTTTCCTCGAGTAGCCTCAGGAAAACGTAGAACAGCTCCGGCCCCACGCTCAGTTGCACGACCTCCGCGCCGTAGGCCTCGCACGCGCGGGCCTTCTCCATTATCTCGGGCTGGCCGATCCCCCGGCTGTCGTACGCCTCCTGCACAACGATGCACTTGAGGCCGCGGACGGCCGCCTGCGAGGCGACGGCGGCTCCGTAGTTGCCGCTTGTGGCTGCTATCACACCCTTGAACCCAAGCCTCTTCGCATGGTAGACTGAAACGCTGGCGCGCCTGACCTTGAAACTTCCGGAGGGGTTGCACGCCTCGTCCTTTACCAGGATGGTAGCACCTTTGCCGGGGGGCGAGATGCTCCTGACGAGCCTGGTTATGTTCCTGAGTTCGATCAGCGGTGTGTTGCCCACGCCGGTCTCGGCCTGGATACCCCTCACCTCGTCCAGCGTGTACCCTGCCTCGCGCATCATCCCCTCGTAATCGAACGAGAGGCGCCCTGTCGAGAACCGGTCGTAGTCGATCCCGACCGAACGAAGGATGATCTCGGGCCGCCGCGCCATCACCGCCTGGTAGCTGTACATCCCCTGGCGCTGCGCGTCGACCGGCTCTTGCCACGCGGGATTGAACGGAGAAGCGCCAGAGGCGGCGGCGCTCATTTCTGTGCCTCCGCCTCGCGCTCCAGGAGGGCCCGAAACTCCTCCCCCGCGACCAGGAGTTCGAGCACCGGCTGCCCGAAATCATGGGGGTAAGCGGGATTTATCGCGACGAGTGTCCCTTCCACCAGGCGGCCGGTCATGGTCCTCACGGTCGCGTGGTCTCCAAGCATGGCGTCGTGCTCCAGGAACCCTTTGACCCGCATCTCGAGCGGCACACCTTGCGTGTCCTCCGGGACCTGCGGCGCCCTTTCGCCCGGCTTCAGCAGGACGTCATACACCTGTACCCAGTCCCCTGCCCTGCCCATCAGTCGACCACCCCGGTTATGCCCTCGGCGCCAACGGATCTGGTGGTGTCCTGCGGCCGCGCCGCTACCCCGCCGGCCGCCGCCCCGCCGGCCCCTGCCCCGGCCACGATTTCGTCACCGGGGTAGCGGTAGGCCGGCATCACCCCGAGGACTTCGCGGATGTCGGACATCCATGCCCTCGGGAGCGGGAGGTCGTTCATGGTGACGATCCCCGCCGGGGCGTTCAGCACGTGGGGGATCATGTTCACCGCCACTGCGATAGTGCCGGTCCCGCCCGGGATTTCGGGCTTGATGCTGAGATTGATCCCCGGTTCGCCCTCAATGCTTATGTAGTCGCCGGTCTCGATGCCTTCGACCTCGGGGTGTATCTGCTGCGGGTGTTCGAGGGTAATTACCTCCTTGCCGTCCACGAAACCCTTCCCAATGTGCTTGCAGCCCGCCACCATGCCCGGAGCGACTTGCACGTGCGGTGTAGCCCTCCGGACGGTAGAGATGATGGGCTCGCGCGTTTCCTCCACCCTGTCGAGTCTCCAGCCCAGGGCGCGTGCTATCAGCGCCATGGACTCGGGGAACCCTATGTGCCCCACAATAGTCCCGCGCTTGACCCCTTCCTGGAACTCCTCGGGGCTGGTCCCCACCCCCTGCGTCCGCATGACCGTCGGCCCGAAAGGTGAAAGGTCGTTTATCCGGGAGGCGTGAATGCGGTCAACCCTGGTACAGGCGCCGGTGAGTGTCACAATCAGCGCGTCGAGAACGAATCCGGGGTTCACGCCCGTCCCGAGTATACTAACTCCGTGTTCCTTAGCCGTTGCGTCGAGCGAGGCGGCCAGGTGAGGGCTACCCATCCAAGGGTACGCCATCTCCTCCGCGATGGAGATCACGTCGAGGGACGCCCTTGCGCACTCCTCGAGTTGCTGGTAGACCTCCTTCACGAACGAGCCGGTGGAGTGGATTACGATGTCCGCGCCGGCCTTGCCGATGACCGTTCCGGGGTCCGTAGTGACTGTTACGCCGGTACGTTCGTCGAGGTCCAGGGCCTCGCCGAGGTCCATACCCGCCTTGAGCGGATTCGCCCTGATCGCCCCGACGATCTCGACGCCGGGCCGCCGCATGAGGACCCTGCCGACACCCGACCCCATCGCGCCGAGTCCCCACAGGATAACCCTGATGGACACAGTACCGCCCCCCGAATCATCTTTCCCCGATCAGTGGTTTCCAACGAAGGGGCGGTCTAAACGCAATGTGAGTCATGCAGCCTTGCGGCCCGTGTGAAGAGCGGTGGCTATTGCGTGCCGGCCTTCACCTTATGTGATAGGGTCCCCGAAGGTCTATGTCGTCGACGAAAACCTCGGCGTAAAGGCGAATCTGCTCGATTAGATCCGTTACCGCCTCATGCCCATCTCGGCCATTCGCAGCCAAGCCCAGCGGGTCATACCGCACTGTTACAGACCCATCGTCTTCGGGCAATAGTACGTACGTCTTTCCACGAGGTCTGGCCGCATCCAGTATCGCGCAGTATCGCGCGCCCTCGGGCTACACATTCAATGACTTTCGCAAGGGGATAAGTCGCCTGGGGTCCGTTCCAGTCCGCCACAAGGGGCGCCATGAAGTTTGGCGCCATGTGGATGAACAAGGCCGTGTTCAAACCGTATGCATAAGCCGAAAGCATAACGACGAGATCCCTCGCAGCCTCCTCCATGAAATGCTGCGCCGAGCCAGCCTGACCAAGGATGAGTTCGCCCGGGCGCTGGAATAAATAACAATCAAGCGATGCAGTGCGAGCACGACCCAACAGCGTGAGTCCTCGTCATCTCAAGAGCCTGGACACCCGGGCTGGTAGTTGACCCTCCAAGACTGGAGTCCCCTGACGCCCTCGCTGGCTGAGCCGCCATTTCGAAGCCAGCATGCCCGGGCTATCGATCGGTCAGCGTTTTCTCGCTCCAGCGTAGTTTGATACCCGGGCTGCACGAATCTGACAACAGATTGCAATCTTCTCCATTTGGTGAATTATGGTATGATTAAGTTGTACGATCATATTCCCACGGGGGGCATTTGGCATGGATGGCCAAGATGACATCACGTCGAAGAGGCAGGGTTTCATAGACAGTCTCATTGGCCAACTTAAGGACCCGATACACAAGCGGCTGGTTGAGGTTTACGCAGGTTCAGAACCAATAACTGG from Bacillota bacterium includes:
- a CDS encoding ornithine aminomutase, yielding MVRRADNFEQRRKSIAGLSDDELHRRFWSATARVVDPLIELARTHTSPSIERSVLLRMGLSSLEARAIVEKCVEKGLLGKGAGNAVYRLACRRGCSINEAGADLASGRGWDEVQKEFEIQ
- a CDS encoding PLP-dependent lyase/thiolase — encoded protein: MYSYQAVMARRPEIILRSVGIDYDRFSTGRLSFDYEGMMREAGYTLDEVRGIQAETGVGNTPLIELRNITRLVRSISPPGKGATILVKDEACNPSGSFKVRRASVSVYHAKRLGFKGVIAATSGNYGAAVASQAAVRGLKCIVVQEAYDSRGIGQPEIMEKARACEAYGAEVVQLSVGPELFYVFLRLLEETGYFNASLYTPFGIAGVETLGAEVVEQVRREYGRNPDAVCITHAGGGNVTGTARGILKTIAGSARPSRSARPTVIGVSVDLAGLHMASDSDFNRKSFTTGHTGFGIPFATWPDRSDVPRNAARPLRYMDRYVTVTQGEAFYATEMLASLEGLERGPAGNTSLAAAVAIAREMDGDQIIVVQETEYTGAGKHPTAQLTFARRNGVEVRRGNPAGSVPGRSIIIPEHPAQMSVRDLELDRIRASLIRNAVRNSGVSEVTVEDVRFLAEETRRDDGFVTSVLSDLGVTIAGGG
- a CDS encoding 2-amino-4-ketopentanoate thiolase gives rise to the protein MGRAGDWVQVYDVLLKPGERAPQVPEDTQGVPLEMRVKGFLEHDAMLGDHATVRTMTGRLVEGTLVAINPAYPHDFGQPVLELLVAGEEFRALLEREAEAQK
- a CDS encoding NADP-binding protein → MGSGVGRVLMRRPGVEIVGAIRANPLKAGMDLGEALDLDERTGVTVTTDPGTVIGKAGADIVIHSTGSFVKEVYQQLEECARASLDVISIAEEMAYPWMGSPHLAASLDATAKEHGVSILGTGVNPGFVLDALIVTLTGACTRVDRIHASRINDLSPFGPTVMRTQGVGTSPEEFQEGVKRGTIVGHIGFPESMALIARALGWRLDRVEETREPIISTVRRATPHVQVAPGMVAGCKHIGKGFVDGKEVITLEHPQQIHPEVEGIETGDYISIEGEPGINLSIKPEIPGGTGTIAVAVNMIPHVLNAPAGIVTMNDLPLPRAWMSDIREVLGVMPAYRYPGDEIVAGAGAGGAAAGGVAARPQDTTRSVGAEGITGVVD
- a CDS encoding type II toxin-antitoxin system HicA family toxin; this encodes MCSIRSVTASCPSRPFAAKPSGSYRTVTDPSSSGNSTYVFPRGLAASSIAQYRAPSGYTFNDFRKGISRLGSVPVRHKGRHEVWRHVDEQGRVQTVCISRKHNDEIPRSLLHEMLRRASLTKDEFARALE